A DNA window from Primulina tabacum isolate GXHZ01 chromosome 12, ASM2559414v2, whole genome shotgun sequence contains the following coding sequences:
- the LOC142520200 gene encoding uncharacterized protein LOC142520200 produces the protein MNPPDFIGGPDPLVALEWIKSLEAIFDYLKFTDQDKVSCAVFMLVKAARIWWEATKVTVNVRDLKWDEFKKLFFAKYFPREVKAKKVKEFLELKKDTMYVAEYTLKFEEGCVFVPFIGENNKDKGEHFLRGLKSEIRRDVHMSKVITYQDFVVRALLAEHDEQEIEKERQLRRQAFQARVQETSTNVRGGHKGKVKIEPHNKHSFPFSDTERHVCPKCGKPHKGEFLVGSGRCFRCKGMWHTTMKRPLSSNQGRVQGRIFAMTKESDNPDSSVISGNILIFNKKALTLIDTGTTHSFMSEMFIQSLSVEPTVMPLHFNIVLPSVDEICPTSILKACPVQNEYEIIVC, from the coding sequence ATGAACCCTCCTGATTTTATTGGTGGCCCTGATCCATTAGTGGCTCTTGAATGGATCAAATCATTGGAGGCCATATTCGATTACTTGAAGTTCACCGACCAAGATAAGGTAAGTTGTGCTGTGTTTATGTTGGTCAAAGCGGCTCGTATCTGGTGGGAAGCCACCAAGGTTACAGTTAATGTTCGAGATTTAAAGTGGGACGAGTTCAAGAAATTATTCTTCGCCAAATATTTTCCAAGAGAGGTCAAGGCCAAGAAGGTGAAGgaatttcttgaattgaagaaagaTACTATGTATGTCGCTGAGTATACTTTGAAGTTCGAAGAAGGATGTGTTTTTGTTCCTTTTATTGGTGAAAACAACAAAGATAAGGGAGAACACTTCCTTCGTGGTTTGAAGTCAGAGATTCGAAGAGATGTCCATATGTCAAAGGTCATCACCTACCAAGACTTTGTTGTGAGAGCCTTACTTGCCGAGCATGATGAACAAGAGATTGAGAAGGAACGACAATTAAGGAGGCAAGCTTTTCAAGCTAGAGTGCAAGAGACAAGTACTAATGTGCGAGGTGGCCACAAAGGAAAAGTCAAGATTGAGCCACACAATAAGCATTCTTTTCCTTTTTCAGATACGGAGCGACATGTGTGTCCTAAGTGTGGAAAGCCACACAAAGGTGAATTTTTGGTTGGTAGTGGTCGATGTTTTAGATGCAAGGGAATGTGGCACACAACAATGAAGCGTCCTCTTTCTTCGAATCAAGGAAGAGTTCAAGGAAGAATTTTTGCAATGACCAAAGAAAGTGATAATCCTGATTCTTCAGTAATATCAGGTAATATTTTAATCTTCAACAAGAAAGCACTTACATTAATTGATACTGGTACGACACactcttttatgtctgaaatgTTCATACAATCTTTATCTGTTGAACCTACTGTTATGCCATTACACTTCAATATTGTGTTGCCCTCTGTAGATGAAATTTGTCCTACTAGTATCCTTAAGGCTTGTCCTGTTCAAAATGAGTACGAGATTATTGTTTGCTGA